A genomic window from Candidatus Pelagisphaera phototrophica includes:
- a CDS encoding DUF2911 domain-containing protein, translating into MKLFVRIALISLTALVAGNMAAFAQARGDKKARPSPNASISQTIGTTVVSVNYGRPGLKGRSVESLVPQNKVWRTGANESTAITFSGDVMVGDAPISAGTYSIYSIPEGGRFIVIINSKLSWGTQYDESQDVARITLPLQDGPDYEWFTIDFDTLSNAGAHMNLRWANSWVAVPISVK; encoded by the coding sequence ATGAAATTGTTTGTTCGAATCGCTTTGATCTCTCTCACCGCCCTTGTTGCGGGTAACATGGCTGCGTTTGCCCAAGCACGCGGTGACAAAAAGGCTCGCCCGAGCCCTAACGCATCCATCAGCCAGACCATAGGAACCACAGTAGTTTCCGTCAATTACGGCCGCCCGGGTTTGAAAGGTCGTTCGGTTGAGTCGCTGGTTCCCCAGAACAAAGTATGGCGAACAGGGGCTAACGAGTCCACAGCCATTACTTTCTCCGGAGATGTTATGGTAGGAGACGCGCCTATTAGCGCCGGAACTTATTCGATCTACTCGATACCTGAAGGGGGTAGATTCATAGTTATCATTAACTCTAAATTGTCCTGGGGGACGCAATACGACGAGTCGCAGGACGTTGCCCGCATTACCCTACCTTTGCAGGATGGCCCAGACTACGAATGGTTCACGATTGATTTCGACACGCTTTCAAATGCAGGAGCCCACATGAACCTCCGTTGGGCGAACAGTTGGGTAGCAGTACCCATATCGGTGAAATAG
- a CDS encoding sulfatase-like hydrolase/transferase yields MPKPNFLLVLSDEHQKYVAGCYGNPQNVTPNLDALAERGTLFSRAYTTCPICVPARASLATGKYVHEIGNWDNAFPYDGNERSWHHEVRDEGLTVDLIGKLHFRSEEDDNGFSNEIQPLHVVGGVGDPLGCMRDNPVLRTRRGGINSAGEGDTTYQQYDIKNADEAIKWLEQHQDDEQPWILFLSFVCPHPPYKVKKEYLDKFDPEELPRPPQWKQEDWPMHPHYTYMRKYFDASEPHTDAQIKNLIHAYYGLTNFLDEQLGRVLNRLEALGLSEDTNVLYSTDHGECLSARGFYGKFTHYEESGGVPMVLAGPKVPKGQTCDTPVSLLDVHATIYDGLGLEKPTHRNAQSLIKLANSPEQQRSVFGEYHALNSENGSFLLTDNRYKLIYYANQSPQLFDLKEDPDELVDLSSNEEYKNVLNTMISELRSICDPEKVDAQAKADQQALVDRYGGSQKLRARGFFENSPVPGEAPAFKN; encoded by the coding sequence GTGCCCAAACCCAATTTCCTCCTAGTCCTATCTGACGAGCACCAAAAATATGTGGCTGGATGCTACGGAAACCCTCAAAACGTCACTCCTAATTTGGATGCCTTGGCAGAACGAGGGACCCTCTTCTCCCGTGCTTACACCACCTGTCCTATTTGCGTACCGGCACGGGCTTCATTGGCCACTGGCAAGTATGTCCACGAAATAGGGAATTGGGACAACGCCTTCCCTTACGATGGAAACGAGCGTTCCTGGCACCATGAAGTACGCGACGAGGGGCTGACCGTCGACTTGATCGGCAAACTGCATTTCCGAAGCGAGGAAGACGACAATGGCTTTTCGAATGAAATCCAACCCCTGCACGTGGTAGGCGGCGTCGGAGATCCATTGGGGTGCATGCGGGACAATCCAGTCCTTCGAACACGCCGCGGAGGAATCAATTCCGCAGGTGAGGGCGATACGACCTACCAGCAATACGACATTAAAAATGCGGACGAAGCCATCAAATGGCTCGAGCAACATCAGGATGATGAGCAGCCTTGGATTTTGTTCCTTTCATTCGTCTGCCCGCATCCACCATATAAGGTCAAAAAAGAGTACCTCGATAAGTTCGATCCTGAAGAGCTGCCCCGTCCGCCGCAATGGAAGCAGGAGGACTGGCCCATGCATCCACACTACACCTACATGCGGAAGTATTTCGATGCTTCTGAACCGCACACCGATGCCCAAATCAAGAATCTCATCCATGCGTACTATGGTCTTACCAATTTTCTGGATGAGCAACTAGGACGAGTACTCAATCGTCTAGAAGCGCTGGGCCTTTCTGAAGACACGAACGTACTGTACTCAACCGATCATGGTGAATGCCTGTCGGCCCGTGGCTTCTACGGTAAATTCACTCACTATGAAGAATCCGGAGGAGTGCCTATGGTTTTGGCGGGCCCGAAAGTACCGAAGGGCCAGACTTGCGATACTCCGGTTTCCCTACTGGATGTTCACGCCACTATCTATGATGGACTCGGGCTGGAAAAACCGACTCATCGCAATGCGCAGTCGCTCATCAAACTAGCGAATTCGCCGGAACAGCAGCGGAGCGTGTTTGGAGAATACCATGCGCTAAACAGTGAGAATGGTTCTTTTCTCCTTACAGACAATCGGTACAAACTGATCTACTACGCAAACCAGTCGCCGCAGTTGTTTGATCTAAAGGAAGATCCTGATGAGCTAGTTGATTTGTCTTCGAACGAAGAATACAAGAATGTCCTAAATACGATGATTAGTGAATTACGCTCAATATGCGATCCGGAAAAAGTCGATGCCCAGGCTAAAGCGGATCAGCAAGCGTTGGTCGACCGATATGGTGGAAGTCAAAAACTGAGGGCACGCGGGTTCTTCGAGAACTCCCCCGTGCCAGGCGAGGCTCCCGCGTTCAAAAACTAG
- a CDS encoding sulfatase family protein, whose translation MKLTTPSYLLPLILIVSITRIGAAEMPNILLLMGDDHGWDEVAYNGHPHLKTPTLDKMAATGLRMDRFYSGHPSCSPTRGSFLTGRHPNRYGTFAPNWSIRPEEITIGHVMKKAGYRTGHFGKWHVGPVKEESPTSPGAMGFEEWVSHDNFFELDPILSKNGGPPKMYPGESSEVVIDEALRFIGEIEKNHQPFMAVVWFGSPHEPYMALPEDLALYEDLPREYSEKSVSLTSVETGERTTRPFRDVLQERYAEITAMDRAIGKLRDSLDEKGLRENTIVWYCGDNGTPASGNMTNPFHGLKGDVYEGGIRVPGVIEWPRKISGNCISQVHAVTSDIMPTLCALTGQSLPDRPIDGIDLTPLFEDEMSRRPKPIFFWSYDTGAEISVKRAPYIEPTLQEGTTPLAKKMDGKYTRTFRNLKHPKIRKSDYGGPRTLLGNRYKLVIEGKKGTTLELFDILADPFEKTNVAGKHPKLVERLQRELREWQDSVLNSLTGGDY comes from the coding sequence ATGAAGCTGACCACCCCGTCCTATCTACTCCCGCTAATCCTTATCGTCTCGATTACCCGCATCGGGGCAGCGGAGATGCCTAATATCCTTCTGCTGATGGGCGACGATCATGGGTGGGACGAAGTGGCCTATAATGGTCACCCTCATTTAAAGACGCCCACTCTCGACAAGATGGCCGCTACAGGTTTGCGCATGGATCGCTTCTATTCGGGGCACCCATCCTGTTCGCCCACTCGAGGCAGCTTTCTAACGGGTCGGCACCCAAATCGATACGGCACGTTTGCCCCGAATTGGTCTATCCGCCCAGAAGAGATCACGATCGGCCATGTAATGAAAAAGGCAGGATACCGTACGGGCCACTTTGGGAAGTGGCACGTCGGACCTGTAAAGGAAGAGTCCCCCACCAGCCCGGGAGCCATGGGCTTCGAAGAATGGGTATCGCACGACAATTTTTTCGAGCTCGATCCGATTCTCTCAAAAAACGGCGGGCCTCCCAAAATGTATCCAGGCGAGAGTTCGGAAGTTGTCATTGATGAGGCATTACGCTTTATTGGAGAGATCGAGAAGAATCACCAGCCGTTCATGGCGGTGGTTTGGTTTGGATCTCCTCACGAGCCCTATATGGCTCTTCCCGAGGACTTGGCTTTGTATGAAGACCTTCCAAGGGAGTATTCGGAGAAGTCAGTCTCGCTCACCAGCGTCGAAACAGGCGAGAGGACCACGCGCCCTTTTAGAGACGTACTTCAGGAGCGATACGCGGAGATAACCGCGATGGATCGAGCGATTGGTAAGCTGCGAGACTCGCTCGACGAAAAGGGGCTGCGTGAAAACACTATTGTTTGGTATTGCGGAGACAACGGCACCCCGGCGAGTGGAAATATGACCAATCCATTTCATGGCCTTAAAGGAGACGTTTATGAAGGTGGGATCCGCGTACCGGGTGTGATTGAGTGGCCGCGGAAAATCTCAGGGAATTGCATTTCGCAAGTGCATGCGGTAACGAGCGATATCATGCCAACACTTTGTGCTTTAACGGGACAATCGCTGCCGGATCGTCCCATTGACGGGATCGACTTAACACCGCTTTTCGAAGATGAGATGTCACGGCGTCCGAAGCCGATCTTCTTTTGGTCATACGATACCGGAGCGGAGATCTCAGTTAAGCGAGCGCCGTACATAGAGCCCACACTCCAGGAGGGAACGACTCCCTTGGCGAAGAAAATGGATGGCAAGTATACCCGGACATTCAGAAACCTGAAGCATCCTAAGATCCGTAAATCAGACTATGGCGGACCGAGAACGTTGTTGGGAAATCGATACAAACTCGTGATCGAAGGTAAGAAGGGCACGACCTTGGAGTTATTTGATATTCTAGCGGATCCTTTTGAAAAGACGAATGTTGCCGGGAAGCACCCGAAGCTCGTGGAACGGCTTCAGAGAGAACTGCGTGAATGGCAGGATTCGGTTTTAAACAGCCTGACTGGGGGGGACTATTGA
- a CDS encoding amidohydrolase → MAKRMASELRALGYDFTEEVGQTGVVALLKNGDGPTVMIRSDMDGLPVKEKTGLPCASTKRQNVIHACGHDLHITALVGTARQLMNREGKWSGTLVLIYQPAEEPVGGAKAMIEDGLYRRFPKPDHALALNVASGIPLGKIVVRSKTAYSGADTVDIIVHGITGHGAARHRSIDPVLVGSQIVVSLQSNVSRTLNPEGRQSIRGS, encoded by the coding sequence ATCGCCAAACGAATGGCAAGCGAGCTTAGAGCCTTGGGCTACGATTTCACCGAAGAAGTTGGCCAGACCGGAGTCGTAGCCTTATTGAAAAATGGTGATGGTCCTACCGTCATGATTCGATCGGATATGGACGGCTTGCCTGTTAAGGAAAAAACGGGTCTGCCTTGCGCTTCCACGAAACGCCAGAACGTCATACATGCGTGCGGTCACGATCTTCACATTACCGCACTCGTTGGCACTGCCCGTCAGTTAATGAATCGTGAGGGCAAGTGGTCTGGGACCTTGGTTCTGATTTACCAACCGGCCGAGGAGCCTGTCGGCGGAGCCAAAGCGATGATCGAAGATGGTCTCTACAGACGATTCCCCAAACCAGATCATGCCCTCGCCCTTAACGTCGCCTCAGGGATCCCTCTTGGAAAAATAGTCGTCCGATCGAAAACCGCTTATTCAGGCGCCGACACAGTCGACATCATCGTCCACGGTATCACGGGTCATGGTGCCGCCCGCCATCGAAGCATCGATCCCGTATTGGTCGGGTCTCAAATTGTGGTATCACTCCAGTCGAACGTCAGCCGCACCCTCAACCCAGAAGGAAGGCAGTCGATACGGGGGTCGTGA
- a CDS encoding aldose epimerase family protein, whose product MNEFILENKSRIRMRVSDYGGIVMELHVPDRDGVFSDVVLGCSAAKDYGEGSPYLGAIVGRYGNRIAQGRFSLDGQDYQLARNNGENHLHGGIRAFDKVIWNAEPISGEGYTGLRLNHLSPDGEEGYPGNLDVVVTYKLTDQNEWIIEYNATTDQPTVVNLTQHSYFNLSGHAAGQNLDHEVVINADSYTPVDANLIPNGLLALVEGTPFDFRRSVKIGDRIDDSHEQLKRGRGYDHNFVLNKEAPHSLDLAATVYEPHSGRTLDVLTTEPGVQFYTGNFLDGSVVGKEGARYRFRNGFCLETQHFPDSPNQPNFPTTRLNPGQVYRSTTIYRFGVR is encoded by the coding sequence ATGAACGAGTTTATTTTAGAAAATAAGAGCAGAATCCGAATGCGTGTTTCCGACTATGGAGGGATTGTCATGGAGTTGCACGTACCGGATCGTGATGGGGTTTTCTCCGATGTGGTGTTAGGATGTAGTGCAGCAAAAGATTACGGCGAAGGGTCTCCCTATCTCGGGGCTATTGTGGGTCGCTACGGGAATCGAATTGCTCAAGGGCGCTTTAGCCTTGATGGCCAAGATTACCAGCTGGCTCGAAACAATGGCGAGAATCACTTGCACGGAGGCATTCGGGCGTTTGACAAGGTTATATGGAATGCCGAGCCCATTTCTGGCGAGGGCTATACCGGACTACGGCTTAACCACCTTAGTCCAGATGGAGAGGAAGGTTATCCAGGGAATTTGGATGTGGTGGTAACTTATAAGTTAACCGATCAGAATGAATGGATCATTGAATACAATGCCACAACTGATCAACCCACCGTTGTGAATCTAACTCAGCATTCCTATTTCAATCTTTCCGGTCATGCAGCGGGCCAAAATCTTGATCATGAGGTGGTGATAAATGCGGACTCGTATACGCCTGTCGATGCCAACCTGATTCCCAACGGCCTGCTTGCTCTGGTCGAGGGAACGCCATTTGACTTTAGAAGAAGCGTCAAAATAGGGGATCGGATTGACGACTCGCACGAGCAGTTGAAAAGAGGACGCGGGTACGATCACAATTTCGTTCTGAACAAAGAAGCGCCTCATTCATTGGATTTGGCTGCCACTGTATACGAACCTCATTCGGGACGAACGCTCGACGTCCTGACGACAGAACCGGGAGTGCAGTTTTACACGGGAAATTTTCTGGACGGTTCGGTCGTTGGCAAAGAGGGGGCTCGTTATCGTTTCCGCAACGGATTCTGCCTAGAGACACAGCATTTTCCGGATTCTCCCAATCAGCCGAACTTCCCCACCACTCGCTTGAATCCGGGCCAAGTGTATCGATCCACTACGATTTATCGTTTTGGAGTTCGATAG
- a CDS encoding sugar phosphate isomerase/epimerase family protein, with protein sequence MKRRHFLKSTAIASIAAPFALHRTASAQSRSANRKMTINLVCGAIGVKASQTRAIELAAKHGFESVEAHSSYLAELSDGELEALNADLMEKKLVWGTSGLSVDFRKDEDTFKRGLKKLPRLAAGLQRAGVKRVNTWIMPCHDELTYLENFKQHSNRLREICKVLDAYDLRFGMEYVGTATLLASRKYPFVHTMAEILELVEAIGTGNAGIVLDSWHWWQAGDSVADIENLNKEDIILVDLNDAPASIDKNRQLDGKRELPLATGTIDAKGFLNALAKIGYDGPVRAEPFNQPLRDLEDDPACKVTVDSLKKAFKLIG encoded by the coding sequence ATGAAAAGAAGACATTTTCTTAAATCTACTGCCATCGCCAGCATAGCGGCCCCATTTGCCCTGCATCGTACCGCGTCTGCCCAGTCGAGATCGGCGAACCGCAAAATGACGATCAATCTCGTTTGCGGTGCGATCGGCGTCAAAGCCAGTCAAACTCGGGCTATTGAGCTTGCTGCCAAGCATGGGTTCGAGTCGGTGGAAGCGCACTCTAGCTACTTGGCCGAATTAAGTGATGGAGAGTTAGAGGCTCTCAATGCCGATCTGATGGAAAAGAAGCTCGTTTGGGGTACCTCGGGGTTGTCTGTGGATTTTCGTAAGGACGAGGACACTTTTAAAAGAGGTCTCAAGAAATTACCCAGGCTGGCCGCTGGCCTGCAACGGGCAGGAGTTAAGCGCGTCAATACTTGGATCATGCCGTGCCATGACGAACTGACTTACCTGGAAAATTTCAAGCAGCACTCCAATCGGCTGAGAGAGATCTGCAAAGTGCTCGATGCCTATGATCTAAGATTTGGTATGGAGTATGTGGGTACAGCTACTTTGCTCGCGTCCCGTAAGTATCCGTTTGTGCATACGATGGCGGAGATACTAGAGCTAGTCGAGGCGATAGGCACCGGCAATGCTGGTATCGTGTTGGACAGTTGGCACTGGTGGCAGGCGGGAGATTCGGTAGCTGACATAGAGAATCTCAACAAAGAAGACATTATCCTGGTTGACCTGAATGACGCTCCTGCCAGCATCGATAAAAACCGCCAGCTCGATGGCAAGCGGGAGCTTCCTCTCGCTACGGGGACTATTGACGCCAAGGGCTTCCTCAACGCCCTCGCCAAGATCGGCTACGATGGGCCCGTCCGGGCCGAACCGTTCAACCAACCCCTGCGAGATCTAGAAGACGATCCCGCCTGCAAGGTGACCGTGGATTCGCTAAAGAAGGCCTTCAAATTGATTGGCTAA
- a CDS encoding aldo/keto reductase, which produces MPVISCGGMRYQHKWDDILWGEVPRDGQENIEKILARALELGINHIETARGYGSSEMQLGFALKHFSRESYILQTKVAPQKDPKEFRKVFEKSMKYLQHDYVELFSLHGINNRELMECALRPGGCLEEAYKLKEEGRVKHIGFSTHASNEEITELIERGNFDYVNLHWYLIAQLNGPSIEAAAKKDMGVFIISPNDKGGRLYNPPQKIVDLCHPLEPMVFNDLFCWANPNVHTISCGAARPSDFDTHIKALEHYDDAKDAIASTLEKIYAEVARVGGPDWHDTWHTGLPEWDKVPSEINVKDVVRLWTWAKALDLNEFAKWRYNMLGTADHWFPGHIVKDYDEKKMCEALRNSPHAEKISNILKESRILFEDTPIPRLSKN; this is translated from the coding sequence ATGCCCGTTATTTCCTGCGGGGGAATGCGCTACCAGCACAAATGGGACGACATTCTTTGGGGAGAAGTCCCTCGCGATGGACAGGAGAACATTGAGAAGATATTAGCCCGCGCTCTCGAACTGGGCATCAATCACATTGAAACGGCCCGAGGATACGGAAGTTCGGAGATGCAGCTCGGCTTTGCCTTGAAGCATTTTTCTAGGGAATCCTACATTCTCCAGACCAAGGTTGCCCCCCAAAAAGACCCAAAGGAGTTTCGTAAGGTCTTCGAGAAGTCCATGAAGTATTTGCAGCATGACTACGTGGAACTGTTTAGTCTGCACGGTATCAACAATCGGGAACTGATGGAATGCGCTCTCCGTCCAGGAGGTTGTCTCGAGGAAGCCTACAAGCTCAAGGAAGAAGGCCGGGTCAAACACATCGGATTTTCAACCCATGCTTCTAATGAGGAAATAACCGAACTCATCGAGCGGGGGAATTTCGACTACGTAAACCTCCACTGGTACCTTATTGCCCAACTCAATGGACCCTCCATCGAAGCGGCCGCCAAAAAGGATATGGGGGTTTTCATCATAAGTCCGAACGACAAAGGTGGGAGGCTCTACAATCCCCCTCAAAAGATTGTCGACCTATGCCACCCGCTCGAGCCTATGGTGTTCAACGACCTCTTTTGCTGGGCCAACCCCAATGTGCATACAATCAGCTGCGGAGCCGCACGTCCCTCAGATTTCGATACACATATAAAAGCTTTGGAACACTACGACGACGCGAAAGACGCAATCGCCTCCACCCTCGAGAAAATCTACGCGGAAGTTGCGCGTGTGGGTGGCCCCGACTGGCATGACACCTGGCACACCGGTTTGCCCGAATGGGATAAAGTTCCCAGTGAGATTAACGTAAAAGACGTGGTCCGCCTTTGGACTTGGGCCAAGGCCCTCGATCTAAACGAATTCGCTAAGTGGCGCTACAACATGCTAGGCACTGCCGATCACTGGTTCCCCGGGCATATCGTGAAAGACTACGATGAAAAGAAGATGTGCGAAGCCCTCCGGAATAGTCCACACGCCGAAAAAATTTCCAATATACTCAAAGAATCTCGTATCCTATTTGAAGACACGCCAATCCCACGTCTCAGTAAAAACTGA
- a CDS encoding Fic family protein: MLYNWQWSNWPNFGFELREMESDLLLFSDKAGQIDGLLRGLPEVERNDALTRIMCLEAHKTSEIAGEFLSYSDISSSFRNLLGINERLEEVGRRAAEGIAELLLTAGNKWEEPLSEDSLLAWHHMLMRGSNRLDSGSWRAGDDPKLIFSNPFGKAKIQFQAPPSNQLPNRMKQFIDWFNHSRNTILNPPVRSALAHLYFESILPFEDGNGRIGRVIADIALSQGLGRSIPISLSETIESNKNSYYEALREARQTYEVTPWTRFFLSIILESQKRTEDQVELVLRKTRYLTRHLDHLNKRQRIAITGILDNGPDCIEEGLTARSYMSLADASKATATRDLRDLVQKEALILIGSGRGAHYALILD, from the coding sequence ATGCTTTACAACTGGCAATGGTCTAATTGGCCAAATTTCGGGTTCGAGCTTCGGGAAATGGAGTCCGATCTCCTCCTATTCTCTGACAAAGCAGGCCAAATCGATGGCCTACTGAGAGGGCTTCCAGAAGTAGAGCGAAACGACGCTCTGACACGGATAATGTGTCTCGAAGCACACAAAACTTCTGAGATTGCAGGAGAGTTCCTCAGCTACTCGGACATATCATCATCGTTTCGCAATCTCCTGGGCATAAATGAACGCCTGGAGGAAGTCGGTAGGCGAGCCGCAGAAGGGATCGCTGAACTCCTACTCACAGCGGGGAATAAGTGGGAGGAGCCCCTATCAGAGGATAGCTTGCTCGCCTGGCACCATATGCTGATGAGGGGCAGCAATCGCCTCGATTCAGGTAGTTGGCGAGCTGGAGATGATCCAAAGCTCATCTTCTCCAATCCATTTGGGAAAGCGAAGATCCAGTTTCAAGCCCCCCCCTCCAACCAATTGCCAAACAGGATGAAACAGTTTATCGACTGGTTTAATCACAGCAGAAACACGATCCTAAACCCTCCGGTGCGATCCGCCCTCGCCCACCTTTATTTTGAGTCGATTCTCCCCTTTGAAGACGGCAATGGGAGAATCGGTAGAGTTATTGCGGACATCGCATTATCCCAAGGACTCGGTAGATCGATACCTATCAGTTTATCCGAGACGATAGAATCCAACAAAAACAGCTACTACGAAGCACTGAGAGAAGCCCGGCAAACCTACGAAGTAACTCCCTGGACACGATTCTTCCTCTCAATCATTCTGGAATCGCAAAAACGGACCGAGGATCAAGTCGAACTTGTGCTGCGCAAAACACGATACCTTACCCGCCACCTCGATCACCTTAACAAACGGCAACGGATTGCAATAACCGGCATCCTCGACAACGGGCCAGACTGTATTGAGGAAGGACTAACCGCCCGCTCCTACATGAGTCTAGCAGACGCCTCAAAGGCAACAGCGACGCGCGACCTACGAGACCTCGTCCAAAAAGAGGCCCTAATCCTCATTGGCAGCGGTCGTGGCGCACACTATGCCTTGATTCTAGATTAG
- the hisA gene encoding phosphoribosylformimino-5-aminoimidazole carboxamide ribotide isomerase, which produces MRFRPCIDLKNGKVVQIVGGSLTIDGSSALTNFETEDKPAEFAKLYQKDALLGGHVIALGPGNEKAATEALGAFPGGMHYGGGVKPENASTFLDAGASHVIVTSYVFSEGRVDFDRLKLLVKGIGRDRLVLDLSCRRKGDGYWVVTDRWTRYTELEVSAENLSKLSKYCDEFLIHGVDVEGKMSGIEGELVSLLGEYSPIPVTYAGGASSIEDLDRVDQLGQGKVDLTIGSALDIFGGSVSYGKVASWVSPRRT; this is translated from the coding sequence ATGCGTTTTCGTCCGTGCATCGATCTTAAGAACGGCAAAGTCGTCCAAATCGTAGGAGGCTCTCTAACGATTGACGGCTCAAGCGCGCTTACAAATTTCGAGACGGAAGATAAGCCGGCTGAGTTTGCCAAGCTCTATCAAAAGGACGCGCTTTTAGGAGGACACGTAATCGCTTTAGGTCCGGGCAATGAAAAAGCGGCCACGGAAGCACTCGGTGCATTTCCAGGTGGGATGCACTACGGAGGAGGAGTAAAACCTGAAAATGCATCCACTTTTCTAGACGCCGGCGCGAGCCATGTGATTGTGACGTCCTACGTGTTTTCAGAAGGACGAGTCGACTTTGACCGATTGAAGTTGCTGGTTAAGGGGATTGGGCGCGATCGGCTGGTTTTAGATCTGAGCTGCCGCAGGAAAGGTGATGGCTACTGGGTTGTCACGGATCGCTGGACTCGCTACACAGAATTGGAGGTTTCGGCAGAGAACTTGTCGAAGCTATCTAAATACTGCGATGAGTTCCTTATTCATGGAGTGGACGTCGAAGGAAAAATGTCTGGGATAGAGGGCGAACTGGTTTCTCTATTGGGAGAATACAGCCCGATTCCGGTTACTTATGCTGGCGGAGCCAGTAGTATCGAGGATCTGGACCGCGTGGACCAACTGGGTCAAGGCAAGGTGGACCTGACAATAGGTAGTGCTCTAGATATATTTGGAGGCAGCGTTTCCTATGGAAAGGTCGCTTCGTGGGTATCGCCTCGCCGCACCTGA
- a CDS encoding TorF family putative porin encodes MIRKSINLATAFIAACTMVSVVKAGVSGNIAIQSDYVWRGYSQNLEDPSVQGGFDYEDASGFYAGVWGASVDFGGDESTEGDIYIGFANETEGGFSYDVGIIEYTYHGGSSASDSNFTEYYLGGGFAGFSLTYSIGDEFGDNIEVGYGFDIEGVSIGAAYGDYDDAWTYWTIGVSGEIEGIGWDFSYWDTDLDDDPMGDGRLVFTISKSL; translated from the coding sequence ATGATCAGAAAATCCATTAATTTAGCTACCGCATTTATCGCGGCATGCACCATGGTATCAGTAGTGAAAGCTGGAGTGTCCGGTAATATCGCCATCCAATCCGACTACGTTTGGAGAGGTTATTCGCAGAATCTCGAAGATCCATCCGTCCAAGGTGGTTTCGATTATGAAGACGCATCAGGTTTCTACGCAGGCGTATGGGGTGCCAGTGTCGATTTTGGTGGTGATGAGAGCACCGAAGGCGATATCTACATCGGTTTCGCCAACGAAACCGAAGGCGGATTTAGTTACGATGTAGGAATTATAGAATACACCTACCACGGTGGATCAAGTGCCAGCGACTCCAACTTTACGGAATACTACCTTGGCGGTGGTTTTGCCGGATTTAGCCTCACCTACTCTATTGGCGACGAGTTCGGCGACAACATCGAGGTGGGCTACGGCTTTGATATCGAAGGGGTCTCGATTGGTGCGGCTTATGGTGACTACGATGACGCCTGGACTTACTGGACAATCGGTGTGTCAGGAGAGATCGAAGGCATCGGATGGGACTTTTCCTACTGGGATACAGATCTTGACGATGACCCGATGGGAGATGGCAGACTCGTCTTTACGATTTCAAAGTCGCTCTAG
- a CDS encoding metalloprotease, with translation MLKFTLFKIPISVHWMFWLLAGFLGGGLQAQSAPDWHKVLVFMLAVFASILVHELGHALTGLKFGAGQAQIQLHGMGGVAQFGSGRMSRKQRILMTMAGPGASILLAIIFIFVAVNMLKGSPFDSYPKFLIAYFVDVMVTINIFWSIINLFPALPLDGGQILRVALGPEKIKLTCIVSFITLAVLGMLLWIKTRSLYNLMVMLFLGSYTWNLYQQIRER, from the coding sequence ATGCTCAAATTTACACTATTTAAGATTCCCATCTCAGTCCATTGGATGTTCTGGCTTCTAGCTGGTTTTCTCGGCGGAGGACTGCAGGCCCAGAGCGCTCCCGACTGGCACAAGGTGCTCGTCTTCATGCTGGCAGTATTTGCCTCTATCCTGGTTCACGAGCTAGGACACGCCCTGACAGGGTTGAAGTTTGGCGCCGGACAGGCTCAGATACAACTCCACGGAATGGGGGGAGTCGCCCAGTTCGGCAGTGGAAGAATGAGCCGAAAACAGCGGATTCTAATGACGATGGCCGGTCCCGGGGCGAGTATCCTGCTAGCGATCATTTTTATCTTTGTGGCCGTGAACATGCTTAAAGGATCTCCATTTGATTCATACCCAAAATTCCTAATCGCCTATTTCGTGGATGTCATGGTCACAATCAACATTTTCTGGTCCATCATCAATCTGTTCCCTGCCCTACCGCTGGATGGAGGGCAAATCCTCCGTGTTGCCCTAGGACCTGAAAAGATAAAGCTTACTTGTATAGTTAGTTTCATTACATTGGCGGTACTCGGAATGCTGCTCTGGATTAAGACGCGGTCTCTCTACAACCTGATGGTCATGCTATTTCTTGGATCCTACACTTGGAACCTGTACCAGCAAATTCGAGAGAGATGA